The following nucleotide sequence is from Thermostaphylospora chromogena.
ATCGAGCGGCGGTCCAGGCCATCCGGCGCCGGGTCGGCACCGACCGCCAGCTACACCCGCCGCAGTACGTGTAGCAGGTATTCCTTGCGGTCGAGCGGATTGTGGTCGGTACGGCGACGCACCGGCGGCGGCCCGGTCACCGCCCGGTAGTGGTCGAAGGCGGTGTCGAGCACGCCCTCGCCGCGGGTCAGCGTGGGCAGCGCCTGGTGCAGCCGGTGCACCATGGCCGCGGGGATCAGGCCGGTCACGCCGCCCTCCGTCACCTCGGGCACCGCGCGGAGCTGCGCCAAGGCGGGCAGCACCTGGCCCAGCGTGTCGGGCGGGGTCTCGAAGTGGAAGCGGTATACCGGCTCGTAGACCCGGGTTCCGGCCCGCCGCAGCGCCTCCATCAGCACCAGCGGCACCAGCCCGCGGAAGTCGTACCCGGTGCTCGAGATGCTCTTGTCGAAGCCCGCGTGCATCGCGCTCTGCTTGGGCGAGTAGCCGGTGTGCGTCAGGGTGATCCGGCAGTCGGTGACCCGCCAGCCGTACAGGCCCTCCTGCAGCGTCTCGCGCACGGTGTCCTCAACCACCTTCATGAAGGCGTAGGGCATCGAGCCCAGCTCCACCGCCAGGTCGTAGCCGACTCCGCTGCCGGGGGGAGCGGGATCCACCCGCAGCCCGATCGTGGCCAGGAACGGGTTGTCGCCCTTGCCGTTGAACTCCACCGCGGCTCCGGTTCCGACGGGGCGTTCGATGTACACGGTGCTGGATTCGCGGAAGGTGACGGCCACGCCGTACTCGTCGGCGAGGGTGGCCGCGATGACCTCCTTCTGCACCTCGCCGTAGAGCGAGACGTACAGCTCGTCGCGTCCCTGGCGTAGGTCGATCAGCGGGTCCTGCTCGGCGAGCTGAGTGAGCGCCGCGTGCAGCGCGCCGCGGTCGGCCGCGCGCACCGGTTCCACCACCGTTTCCAGCGTCGGCGGCGCGAACCGCGTCTCACCCCGGTTCGCGGGCGGCTCGCCCAGGTGGTCGCCGATCCGCGCGTTCGCCAGCCCTCCGATCCGCCCGATCTGCCCGGCGACCAGCCGGTCAGACCGTACGGCGGAGCCGTCGCGAAACACGCTGATCGAGGTCACCCTGGCGTCGTCGGCGAGCCGGTCGCGGACGCGCAGCGTCCCGGAGAACAGCCGCACGTAGGCGATCTTCCCGTCCGACCGGCCGCGCTCGATCTTGAACACCGTGCCCGACAGCGGCCCGTCCGCGTCACCCGCAGCGGCGGGCAGCAGGCGCGCGATGCCGCAGGTCAGCTCCGCCACCCCGGCGCCGGTGAGGGCCGAGCCGAAGTACACCGGATGCACCAGGGCCCGCCGGGACTGCCTGGTCAGCGCACGGCGCAGCCGCCCGCGGGACAGCGGCACGCCTGCTACGTAGGCGGCGAGCAGCGCGTCGTCGTGCTCGGCGAGCACATCCGGCTCGATGTCACCCGTCTCGAAGGCGGCCTTCGCGGTGCCGGGCGCGACGACCCGACCCATGGGCACGATCGACCGGGTGAGCTTGGCGGCGATCTCGTCGAGGACCCGCTCGGGATCCGCGCCCCTGCGGTCGATCTTGTTGACGAAGATCAGCGTCGGGATGCGCAGCCGCTGCAGCGTCCGCATCAGCACCCTGGTCTGCGGCTGCACCCCTTCGACGGCCGATACCACGAGCACCGCGCCGTCCAGCACGGCGAACGCCCGCTCCACCTCCGCGATGAAGTCAGGGTGCCCGGGAGTGTCGATCAGGTTGACCGTGACGCCGTCGATCGGGAAGGAGACGACGGCGGCCTTGATGGTGATGCCACGCCGCCGCTCCAGCTCAAGCGTGTCGGTCCGGGTGTTGCCCGCGTCGACGCTGCCGGGCTCGTCGATGACACCGGCGGTGTGCAGCAGCCGCTCGGTGAGGCTGGTCTTACCCGCGTCTACATGCGCAAGAATTCCCAAGTTCAAAGTTCGCAATGGCGTCCATGTCTCTCGTGGTGACCAACGGATCGACTGACATGGACGCGACAGCCATCGCTCACTCCTTCGTCCGGGGTTCGGTCAGGGTCAGAACAGCAGACCGCTCGCCATGCCGGCAAGCGATTTTCCGGCCGCCACGCGGGTTCCGATGCCGCGCAGGGTGCCCCGGTCACCGCAGCTCGGGGCCGGGTGCGATGTCGACGTGCCGGGGCGTCGCGGACCGCCCATCAATTAGTCAGGCACCTTGACCTTTTAGTACGGCCACCTTATAAAGTTACCTGACCAATCGCCGACGAGTCGAGGAGAAAGATCATGAAGGCCGTGCGGTACCACTCCTACGGGAGCAGCGACGTCCTGGTGCTCGAGGAGGCGGACCATCCGGTGGCGGATGCGGGGCAAGTGGTGCTGCGGGTGGCCGGCACCGCGTTCAACCCGGTGGACGTCCCGATCCGGGCGGGCATGGTGCGCGAGGTGTTCCCGGTGCGGTTCCCGCACATCCCGAACTACGACGTGTCGGGCGTCATCACCGAGGTCGGGGACGGGGTGACCGGGTGGAGCGCCGGGGACGCGGTGGTGGCGTTCCTGCCGATGACCGCGCCCGGCGCCGCCGCCGAGTACGTCGCCGCGCCCGCCGGCGTACTGGCCGCCGCCCCCCGCTCGGTCGACCTGGCCGACGCGGCGGCACTGCCCTCGGTCGCGCTCACGGCCTGGCAGTCGCTGTTCGAGCACGCCGCGCTGCGGGCCGGGCAGACTCTGCTGATCAACGGCGCGGGCGGCGGCGTCGGCGGGTACGCGGTGCAGCTGGCCAAGCGCGCCGGCGTCACCGTGACCGCGACCGCCGGCGCGCGCAGCCGGGCACGCGTCCAGGCGTACGGCGCGGACCACATCGTCGACTACACCGCCACCCCGCTCCCCGAGGCGGTGGCCGGGCAGCGGTTCGACGTGGTGCTCAACCTGGTGCGTACCAGCCCTGAGGAGACCGCCGCACTGGTGGGCCTGGTCGCCGACGGCGGAGCCTTCGTCAGCACCACCGTTCCCGCCCCGGAGGACACCGGGCGCGGGGTGCGGACGGTGCAGGTCTTCGCCCGCAGCGACGCCGCCCAGCTCGCCGAGCTGGTCAAGCGCGTCGACGCGGGCGAGCTGAAGATCGACGTGGCCGAGCGGCGGCCGCTCACCGACCTGGCCGCCGTGCACGAGCTGGCCGTCGCCGGGAAGCTGGCGGGCAGGACCGTCCTGATCCCCTGAGCCGCGCACACCGCCGCCGCCGCGGCGGATGGCCGCTTGCGTACTCCCGTCAGCGGATTCCGTCGCGTCCGCCACCGGGCCGGTACCGGCGGCGGTCCGGTACCCGGCCGTGTCCCGCCGCTCGTCGTCGGGGTGACCATCGGATTCGGCAGCCGCCGGTCAGGGCTGCGATCCGGGGTGCGTCGCCGCCCGCGTTCCCGGGTGGAACTTCCGG
It contains:
- a CDS encoding elongation factor G codes for the protein MGILAHVDAGKTSLTERLLHTAGVIDEPGSVDAGNTRTDTLELERRRGITIKAAVVSFPIDGVTVNLIDTPGHPDFIAEVERAFAVLDGAVLVVSAVEGVQPQTRVLMRTLQRLRIPTLIFVNKIDRRGADPERVLDEIAAKLTRSIVPMGRVVAPGTAKAAFETGDIEPDVLAEHDDALLAAYVAGVPLSRGRLRRALTRQSRRALVHPVYFGSALTGAGVAELTCGIARLLPAAAGDADGPLSGTVFKIERGRSDGKIAYVRLFSGTLRVRDRLADDARVTSISVFRDGSAVRSDRLVAGQIGRIGGLANARIGDHLGEPPANRGETRFAPPTLETVVEPVRAADRGALHAALTQLAEQDPLIDLRQGRDELYVSLYGEVQKEVIAATLADEYGVAVTFRESSTVYIERPVGTGAAVEFNGKGDNPFLATIGLRVDPAPPGSGVGYDLAVELGSMPYAFMKVVEDTVRETLQEGLYGWRVTDCRITLTHTGYSPKQSAMHAGFDKSISSTGYDFRGLVPLVLMEALRRAGTRVYEPVYRFHFETPPDTLGQVLPALAQLRAVPEVTEGGVTGLIPAAMVHRLHQALPTLTRGEGVLDTAFDHYRAVTGPPPVRRRTDHNPLDRKEYLLHVLRRV
- a CDS encoding NADP-dependent oxidoreductase, giving the protein MKAVRYHSYGSSDVLVLEEADHPVADAGQVVLRVAGTAFNPVDVPIRAGMVREVFPVRFPHIPNYDVSGVITEVGDGVTGWSAGDAVVAFLPMTAPGAAAEYVAAPAGVLAAAPRSVDLADAAALPSVALTAWQSLFEHAALRAGQTLLINGAGGGVGGYAVQLAKRAGVTVTATAGARSRARVQAYGADHIVDYTATPLPEAVAGQRFDVVLNLVRTSPEETAALVGLVADGGAFVSTTVPAPEDTGRGVRTVQVFARSDAAQLAELVKRVDAGELKIDVAERRPLTDLAAVHELAVAGKLAGRTVLIP